One genomic segment of Pseudodesulfovibrio sp. JC047 includes these proteins:
- a CDS encoding MauE/DoxX family redox-associated membrane protein, producing the protein MNFRISSRTASLALRLLLGGLFVYAGILKISHPYDFAMTINQYGLVTWRMATALSSIIPSIEIISGLGLILNIRGALALVVAQLLGFMVILLYALSIGLDADCGCFGTPSHPDAEPTGPIEALIRDALMVLGCVILYWHRRTGTHVPKPLSKLLSRQV; encoded by the coding sequence ATGAATTTCCGCATCTCGTCACGCACCGCGTCTCTGGCTCTCAGACTCCTCCTCGGAGGGCTGTTCGTCTACGCCGGAATACTCAAGATTTCACACCCATACGACTTTGCCATGACTATCAATCAATACGGTTTGGTAACATGGCGCATGGCCACGGCCCTGTCCTCCATCATTCCAAGCATTGAAATCATCAGTGGTCTCGGGTTGATACTCAACATCCGGGGCGCATTGGCTCTTGTTGTGGCACAGTTGTTGGGGTTCATGGTCATCCTGCTCTATGCCCTGTCCATCGGACTGGACGCGGATTGCGGCTGTTTCGGTACCCCGAGTCATCCGGACGCTGAGCCGACAGGACCGATCGAGGCCCTTATCCGGGACGCCCTCATGGTTTTAGGCTGTGTCATCCTGTATTGGCACCGCAGAACCGGCACCCACGTTCCCAAGCCACTTTCCAAATTGCTCTCCCGTCAGGTCTGA
- a CDS encoding 3D domain-containing protein has translation MKILFNYIMTATLCAAITVLAVVVVVKQQRIDDLSHRLDLAQKTATARKQLVEEARLLQKAMNMSPVRTVTVTAYNPTTEQCDADPLIAASMRKVRSGTIAVSRDLFDQGWVFGRKVRIEGYGIFEINDLMNKRFTQRIDIFMWDEGQARQFGKKNIKAALLEI, from the coding sequence CAGCGACCCTGTGTGCGGCCATTACTGTCCTGGCTGTGGTTGTCGTCGTCAAACAACAACGCATCGACGATCTCAGCCATCGGCTTGATCTGGCCCAAAAGACCGCCACTGCGCGCAAACAGCTTGTCGAAGAAGCTCGACTGTTGCAAAAGGCCATGAATATGTCGCCGGTCCGAACAGTGACCGTGACGGCCTATAATCCGACCACCGAACAATGTGATGCTGACCCGCTTATTGCGGCCTCCATGCGTAAAGTTCGTTCCGGGACCATTGCGGTTTCCCGCGATCTGTTTGATCAGGGTTGGGTTTTTGGTCGAAAGGTCCGTATCGAAGGATATGGCATCTTTGAAATAAACGACCTCATGAATAAACGCTTCACTCAGCGTATCGACATCTTCATGTGGGATGAAGGCCAGGCCAGACAGTTTGGCAAGAAGAACATCAAGGCCGCATTGCTCGAAATATAG